In Amaranthus tricolor cultivar Red isolate AtriRed21 chromosome 5, ASM2621246v1, whole genome shotgun sequence, a genomic segment contains:
- the LOC130813358 gene encoding uncharacterized protein LOC130813358, with amino-acid sequence MSLIAGSYEKFLWGYKLKRSCTEQTIALNPQFSYAAHLSPIKSVAVSGIVAASSAGDDTVKLYDLSTASELGSHLLQTSVTSLSFFTPPSLSSFPRNLFAASDDGSFSIFDVDPFVLLKTISVHKKGINDLAVHHSGKLGLTVGKDSCLGMVNLVRGRRSFICRLEKEASIVEYCFNGEKFFMVSDEKISVHEAEDAKLSGEFECSKRVLCAVTGENGLIFTGGEDRGITAWDTGSGKVAYSMNDAHKSRVKGIVVLSKEGNSGTTENPYLIASASSDGVIRVWDVRLTDKEKSVPLTEANTKSRLTCLAGSSIKSVRKPTVKKDPSDKNSTEMED; translated from the exons ATGTCTCTGATTGCGGGCTCATACGAAAAATTTCTTTGGGGATACAAACTCAAACGATCCTGCACAGAACAAACCATAGCCCTAAATCCCCAATTTTCTTACGCAGCTCATCTATCCCCAATCAAATCCGTCGCCGTTTCCGGAATCGTAGCGGCATCCTCCGCCGGAGACGACACCGTTAAACTTTATGACCTTTCTACCGCTTCAGAACTTGGTTCACATCTCCTTCAAACTTCTGTCACTTCCCTCTCTTTCTTTACCCctccttctctctcctcttttCCTCGCAATCTCTTCGCTGCTTCCGATGATGGGTCGTTCTCTATTTTTGATGTAGACCCTTTTGTTTTGCTCAAGACGATTTCTGTTCATAAGAAGGGCATTAATGATTTAGCTGTTCATCATTCTGGGAAATTAGGTTTAACTGTTGGGAAAGATTCCTGTTTAGGGATGGTTAATTTGGTTAGAGGAAGGAGGAGTTTTATTTGTCGGTTGGAAAAGGAAGCTAGTATTGTTGAGTATTGTTTTAACGGGGAGAAATTTTTTATGGTTTCTGATGAGAAAATTAGTGTTCATGAAGCCGAAGATGCTAAGTTGAGTGGTGAATTTGAGTGTAGCAAGCGTGTTCTTTGTGCGGTCACCGGCGAG AATGGACTTATTTTTACTGGTGGTGAAGACCGTGGGATCACAGCATGGGATACGGGTAGTGGAAAGGTTGCCTACAGCATGAATGATGCGCACAAGTCCCGTGTGAAAGGGATTGTTGTGCTCTCTAAGGAGGGAAACTCTGGCACTACTGAGAATCCGTATTTGATTGCTTCTGCATCTTCTGACGGGGTGATCCGTGTTTGGGATGTTCGTTTGACCGATAAAGAGAAGTCGGTGCCATTGACCGAGGCCAATACAAAGTCAAGGCTAACATGCCTTGCTGGGTCCTCTATTAAGT CTGTTAGAAAGCCAACAGTGAAGAAAGATCCTTCAGACAAGAATTCTACAGAAATGGAAGATTAA